The Solanum dulcamara chromosome 2, daSolDulc1.2, whole genome shotgun sequence region ttttaccctaaatttataaatatttcaaatcaaCCCCAATTCTTAATAATTAATccctaattaaatatttataaccaaaaaaaaagaaaaaaaaaatacaaatcccttattttttattcaactCTCAAACATCCCTTTTACCTAATTTTCCCTAGTTAGTAGTGTGCATTTAAACCATAAAAATAGTTGCTTTTGAGTAGTAGTTCCTCCGTTctatattaactgaatttttaACGTAATTCATATATAAGAAAAGTTTTTAAgaacaaaatttgaattatatttttctttattaccCTTTTGTTTAATTAGTCTcataaagatgattaaatgtaaaattataaatacaaataaTCTCTTATTGGTGTATAACTTTATAAGTAATGTAGTTTAACTTttagaaaattacaaaatttcaTTAATGCAAAAAGCaagcataaaaaaaaattaaattatttcttaagctttaaacaatttaactattataaataataaaaaaattctaaaaattcaattaatatgaaataaaaaaatcaatatacTTTACCGGTGCAAACTTTAATGTTTCTCTATTGGGATATGATTTCCTCTTACGTGTATGTGATTTGGATCGGTACACGTTGCTGTCATTCTTatcgtttttttttttcattcgtACTTCAcgaattaaattaatattaatatatttcGTCAAGTTTTCGagaagttaaaaaatatttattttaaaaaattgagtaATTTAACTAAGCTTTATTTcgagagaaaaaatatatattgagtaatactttaactttgaatttatatattttgagagCTCAATTGGTTTTCGCTATATCAATTAATATTCATACTTGTAAAATaatcatttaaatatttttaaaatttatatatcacGTTAGTATTAGTCGAAATGAGTTGTGTTTCATAATCTTGAGATTCAAATAACAGCTCCActatttttcttcctttttagagatctgtcaaaaaaaaaaaaaaagaagtccCCTTTCCCCACGGGTTTTctgtttgtttttttcttcaaaattgtTTTTGTCCTTTGACCACTTCTTCTGCCTATTTTCTTATACTTCCTCTCCTTACATTTTGCCTATTTACTCTAATTACTGACCAAAAAATAAGTACTTTACTAATTATGAAGCTCCAAAATTTTGTGCTCCTTCAAGCTGCTGCTCCTTCAACCCCTTCTTTTCTCTATTCACCTCCAAAATCAACAAGATGGGGTGATAAAAATCCAAACTTTATTTGTAAAGTTGTTCTTTTTAGCCCTGTAAAATCAAGAAAGTCACTTGGGTCACAATACTTTGAGAAAAATGTCTCTAAAGATCATAGTAGCATACAAAGATGTAGTTATAGTTCATGTGCAAATTTTGGTGAAGAACAATTTGATGGAAAAGGGATTGAAAGGGGGGAAAATGAAGggttttgtgcaatttttaggAGTAAAGATTCATTTTTTCCATCAAAATTTGAGTCTCTTGAGCCAAGAATGCTTGGTATTAAGCCAGAACCTCCATATTGGCCAGAAAGGGAGGCAATTTTATGGGCAAATATTGAACAAAAAGCCAAAAGTTTTGGACTTCCTTTATCACTTCGAATGATAAAAAAGAAACATCAGTGGGAGTCTGGTAGATTTAATGACTTAAAGGTAACTAATTCTTGTACCTCAAAGGCTTTTTCCTCTTTGGTATTCATTATTGTGGAGTTGCAAACTTATGCATTGCATATGAGGGAATCAATGTGTAATGAAGATTTAGAGATGAGTATTGGTAAAGTGAAAGGAGACATGTATGCATCATATGTATGGCTTTTTCGACAAGTATTTTCGCGAACACCAATATTAATGATGTATGTAATGATCCTCTTGGCTAATTTTAGTGTTCAATCTGCATCAAACAATGTTGCTGTCGCGAAACCATTAGTGCAAATGGCTTGTGATGAACAACATCTACAAGTTAATTATCCTCATATTGTTCCTGAAGAAGTGTCAAATTTGGCTGATAAAGTATTGAGGAGTGATGAAGAGATAGAATTGTGGGATTCAATAGAAGATGAAGTTTTGAATATGAGGGGTCTAAGTGGTATTGGTTTTGATCATGAAGTCATGTTAAAGTTTGTATCACCATTGTCAGTTGAGATTGAGCCAGATAACAATGTTGACTATTTCAAGACTGATCTTGTTTATCAGATGGCTCTGTCTCATGAGCCTTATAACACACTTTTGCTATGCAATTATGCACAGTTTCTGAAAGTTATCGCTCGAGATTATAATAGGTAATTTCTTCAACTTCCCTTGtcttacataattcatatatgaGCTTAGATAGGAGGTTGTGGATGATACGGATTATGATAGTAGGTTAGCAGGTATAGTGTGTTGTCTCGATATCCGTTCATATTATAGTCTTATTATTGCTCTTTTCCTTTGATTTCTGTTACTAGTTGCTGTTTTTAGTACTTTGATTATCGTATTATTTTGCTATAGTTATTGTTTAGAATACCTTGTTATGCTTTGACTTCCATTACTTTTTCTATTAGACTGCTTTGGACTGTTTTTCCTTGACCTGAGgatctatcggaaacaacctcccTACCTCAAGTACCTCTAAGGTAgggtaaggtttgcgtataCTCTACTTTCACGTCCACCATGTGAGAttatactgggtatgttgttgttgttgttgttgttgtggtcaCATAGAATAGCCAAACAATTACACTCTCTTACAGGGCTAGTATGCTGAGCAACTTAGAATTTTGTTGTGCCAGTGCACAAAGTAAGCACACAACGACTATGTATACCTTTGGTCGGTCTATCACTGCTCATGTTGCGCTAACTCCTTTTTTTATTGTGTTAAAGAAAATGGAATGGAATATTAGTTCCTCTGTGACCTAGTATTGTAGTTCCacttttttctctaaattttcaaGAGTTGCTGTTTGATCTTTGCAATCTCTCAAGTTTCAAGAAGAGTATGCCAAAACTAGGTTACAGAGGAACCTAGTTTTGGCATACTCTTCTTGAAACTTGAGAGATTGCAAAGATCAAACAGCAACTCttgaaaatttagagaaaaaagtGGAACTACAATACTAGGTCACAGAGGAACTAATATTCCATTCCATTTTCTTTAACACAATAAAAAAAGGAGTTAGCGCAACATGAGCAGTGATAGACCGACCAAAGGTATACATAGTCGTTGTGTGCTTACTTTGTGCACTGGCACAACAAAATTCTAAGTTGCTCAGCATACTAGCCCTGTAAGAGAGTGTAATTGTTTGGCTATTCTATGtgaccacaacaacaacaacaacaaaattatttGAAGCCCATTCTTTAGATTATACTTTGCTGATGCCAAGATTTTgaaggaatattttgaaaagatCAATTGAGCAACTTTTGGAAATTCTTTGTTGATCTTGGGAACAACACGAAATAGTGTTGAAATAATTAGTAACTCAGATTCATAGCTCAGAACTTGTACTGTTAGACATCAGGGCGGTGCTAGGGGGCTCAAGGGTCTTCATCTGGACGACTGGACCCCCTTCGCTGAAATATTATATTGTATAGAAAAGgttaaaattgtttttttatgTTGAATCCCCTCGGTTCTTATTGTACGATAATAACTACCCAatgtaatctcacaagtggggtatagggagggtagagtgtacacaaaTTTTACCCCTACCCAAGGtaggtagagagactgtttccgaTAAACCCTCGGCTCAAGGAATCTTTGCTTTTTCTTGTATCTACACTCTTATATTATGAATCCCTTTAGTGAAAATCTTCGTTTCACCATTGTTAGATATTACCTGAGCTGTGCTTTTTGAGACTAGAAGAGGGAAGACATGTCCCTCTTTTTGTTTGTAGTTTCAGACAACAAAATGAAATAAACAcgagtacaacaacaacattatatgcagaccttaccactacctcgtggaggtagagagccTATTTCCGAAAGACACTCGGTTCAAGTGTAGCAAATCCAAAtacaaagaataagaaaacatAGCCACTAACAAGGGAAGCAGTGCAAATCCTACAAGAAAGgaacaagaacaacaaaaagtgaaatatattaaaacacaataaaaaaacaaatgGATAATTCTATACATAGAGTTTATATAGTCAACCCCAACTAGTTTGGGATAGAAGAGTACTTTGTTTgctatgatttcaaatgatgAGGTCATTTGTTGTAACAGGGCGGAGGAATGCTTCAAGCGGGCTGTCCAAGTGGAACCACCAGATGCAGAGGTCTTATGTCAGTACGCGAACTTCTTGTGGACGGTTAGGAAGGACTTATGGGGAGCAGAAGAAAGATACCAACAGGCATTGGCAGCTGAGCCTAGGAACTCTTATTATACATCTACATATGCCAATTTCTTGTGGAGCACGGGCGGCGAGGAAACTTGTTTCCTTCCAAGTAGTACTTCTTCTATCCATAACAAAAAGGGTGAAGAAGTCTAgtcataaaagaaaaaagatagttCAAGAAATGCATCATTCAAGGAGAAAATGGTGAGATTCCCATATGCTTCTATGGTAATTCTGGTAAATATTAAATACAGAGTGGAGAAGAAGTTTCTCAAGACGTCGACATAGATAAATTTTGGTCCTGTAAATCATACATTTGATTAAATGCTAACGTGAATGATCGGTCTATTACTAACACGTTTTTCTATAGGGAAATGACTATATTATTTGTTCTTGATTTTTTGTCTAGATTGAATAGAGTGATTTGCCTGGGAGCTGTTCACCACCACCAACAATTACACCTCAATACCAAACAAGTTGGGGTCGGCTATATGAATTCTTACTGTTTCATTTAAGCTCAACTTGGCCGATAGATGTAAATCTACAAAACACAATTCAGGGAAGCAGTAGAAAGCAAAAGTTCAAGTCAAGAGGGAAAGATCATAGTTCTGTATCAATTTTGTGGTCTATAATAAGTATAGTGTGTTTTCAAATATTTGTAGAGTAGTGTATTTTCATCTTTTGACAGACTTGTTACTagtatatttttgtatttttgagtgagtttggtaaaaaaaaaataatcaattggGAATGTCTTGTCTTTTGAGGCTTAGGCCACCCTCCATTGTATATTAGGTGTCCATTTTTTCCTTTACACGCCCTTTaaataatcataaataagaaacatatactaatttgtcctcttaattatttttaatacattttatTTATGTGTCTTATCCATCAATATCAAGATTAACAATGGAGGAACTttacaatttttatattttttaaatgaattaatttaaggtacaaatgaaaaaaatataatgaattctTTTTGATTTCGTAAATTGATAAGTAATTTAGGacaatatttttagtaatttaGACAAATAATATTGGAGAAAGGAGTACATTTATCTCATtactcctcctcctcctcattATATCGGTTAAAATGACTAAAGTGTTCTTTAAAGctatttacaaaaaatataaattctaaAAAGAATTTTACCTAATAAAGGACAAATGACGGAATGGAATAGAGAATAATTAAAAGTTAGAATTTTGGAAATTACATACGACAACAACATATCTGGTGTAGGATCTACGTGGATTTTACAAAAGAGTTGATTAACCAAAAAAATGCTTATAAATTGAGGTGTGATGAACTTATGACTTTTGAttgattttaactttatattatttatgcttACCAAACAtgtagataaataaaaaaaatacttataaaaGCTAATTTAATTAACCTACGTATAAGGTTAGCAACACCCAATTATACAAGGGGTCATTTTCCACGGGAGATGGAACAAATAAGTCATCTTATGAATTAGGATATACCAcgaaattagttatttaatcATATATGTGGAATAATTAATCTATCATTATAGTATAAATTGTg contains the following coding sequences:
- the LOC129880888 gene encoding uncharacterized protein LOC129880888, translating into MKLQNFVLLQAAAPSTPSFLYSPPKSTRWGDKNPNFICKVVLFSPVKSRKSLGSQYFEKNVSKDHSSIQRCSYSSCANFGEEQFDGKGIERGENEGFCAIFRSKDSFFPSKFESLEPRMLGIKPEPPYWPEREAILWANIEQKAKSFGLPLSLRMIKKKHQWESGRFNDLKVTNSCTSKAFSSLVFIIVELQTYALHMRESMCNEDLEMSIGKVKGDMYASYVWLFRQVFSRTPILMMYVMILLANFSVQSASNNVAVAKPLVQMACDEQHLQVNYPHIVPEEVSNLADKVLRSDEEIELWDSIEDEVLNMRGLSGIGFDHEVMLKFVSPLSVEIEPDNNVDYFKTDLVYQMALSHEPYNTLLLCNYAQFLKVIARDYNRAEECFKRAVQVEPPDAEVLCQYANFLWTVRKDLWGAEERYQQALAAEPRNSYYTSTYANFLWSTGGEETCFLPSSTSSIHNKKGEEV